TGATCTTCGGTAGGAATTTTTTCTCGGTGAGCTTTCAAACTTTCTAAGTAGATTTTCATGGTGTCTTTAATATTCCCAACAGCTTCTTCGTAGGTATCACCCTGGGTGTGACAGCCTGGAAGAGCAGGGCAAAAGGCGTGGTAACTGCCGTCTCCTCTCTTTCTAGAATTATCGTGTAGTTATATTCTTTCATTTTTCTTGCCTCCAAACTCTAGCCTTTTCCCATTTAACCTCTACCTTAATTTTAAAGTATTTCAAATTAGTAAGAAAGTACCTACGGAGTTCATGCAGGGCTATTTCCTATCGCCGCTCGGAACTCAGGTTTGTGTTTTATCGAGATCATCTGATTAAATAGGCGATGATAATCGGCGTGGTGACGATGGAGATCAACGTTCCGGCCATTATGATCGAGGCTACGACCTGGGAGTCTTGTTTATACTTCTCGGCCAGGACGAAATTAAAAACAGCCGGGGGCATGGCCGATTGAAGTTTCACCACGCTGGCGATAACCCCGCTAAGGTCGAGCATTTTTACCACTACCAGCCCGAAAATAAACCCGGCTCCCACTCTTAATCCGCCGAAGAGGAACGACCTCTTCAGGTCGGTTAGCCTGACCTCGGACAATTTATACCCTAATGCAAAGGTCATCATGGGAATGCTGGCCTCTCCCAGAAGGTCTATTCCATTATGAATTGCCGTAGGCATGTTCCACTCCATCACGCTGAAAGCGACACCGAGCACTGCTGAATAGATGAGCGGGAGCCGGAACACTTCGAGCGGGCTCTTGCCATAATTCAAGATCATTATCCCCAACGAGTAATGAAGAACGGTGGTAGAAATCATGTAGAGGATTCCGACGTTGAACCCCAAATCGCCAAATGCGAATAGCACCAGGGGAAGCCCCATGTTTCCGGTGTTGGCAAAAAGTACGGTTGGAAGATAAACCTTGGTACGGAGATTTAATATTCTGACTGTCAGAAAGCCTATTACGAGGCATCCCAATATCACTCCGATAACGGAAACAAAGACCTTCACGGCAAGGCTGATTGCAAGCGGCTCCTCGGTGAGCGACGACAGGATGAGGCACGGGGTGGACACGTATATTACGAAGTCGTTGATAGCGGTGAGATTTATCTTTTTTATCTTGCCGAACAGGTATCCGATGAGCGTGATCAGAAAAACCGGGAGTACGATGTTTATGATCTGGATGATAATCTGAGAAACCTCCTTCTCGGAGTCTGCCATAAGCCCCTATCGAGTTGGCTAATCATTTTACCTAACCGATGTGTCGTGACGAGTCTTAAGATAACTAAGTAAGATATTAGAATGTCATTCGAGCTCCTAATCTGGGGATTTCTTCTGGTTTTTTTCCGCTGTTATTTCTAGGAATCCTTCTGTTTTTGATCGTCCCTAGCGTCGCTTAGAGTTTTGGCTTCGTCATTTCCCAGGAAGATAACCTGAAACATTGCAAGATTCCTCACATCCGTTCGGAATGACAAAAGCGGTTTTGCGGTATGGGAAACGCAATGAAGGTTCTGTCATTTCGACTGAAGGGAGAAATCTTAATGATGTAATAGTTCAAGATTCCTCATAAGCTCCTTCGCTGCCGCTCTGGACATGGTTCGGAATGATAACCAGGTTTTCTAACACCGCATGAAAATGTTTGGTGTGGGTTACAAAAGCCCCCACACCGTCCGAACCGGTGACAGTAAATTCCTTCACCCCTTCCAGCGGGGGAAGGTTAGGATGTGGGGGGTAAATGAATCTTTCTTCACACATCGTCTATCTTGAGTCAAATCGAAGGGCTCCTCGCAATTGACACAAGGAGCTTGCTGGTTTACTCATCTGTCGTTTATGAAATTCGGTTAAAATTAAATAGGAATATCTGATTAGGAGGACGCAATGGCTAAATTACCCGAACAAGCTCTTAAGCTCATTAAAGAAGGAAAGAATTTCGCCACTATTGCCACGCTGATGCCGGACGGCTCGCCTCATGCGACGGTTACCTGGATAGACACGGATGGCAAACATGTAATATTCAATACCGCTGAGGGCAGGCTTAAACCCAAAAATCTTAGAAAGGATCCCCGGGTATCAATCTCCATACTCAATTCCGATAACCCGTATCAGCAAGTGGTGATTCAGGGACGGGCTGTCGAAATGACCCATGACGGCGCAGATGAGCACATCGACCGTATGGCCAAAAAATATTTGGGAGTGGATAAGTACCCATATCGTGCACCCGGAGAGAAGAGGGTTATTGTTAAAGTTGCACCGGATAAGGTTAGTGTGATGGGATAGGGGATTGGATTTCTAAGGCTCTTTGGTTTTAAGTGATCTACCGGTCCCTTTGGTAAATTCCAGACATGCTTTGGGTAGACAATGTTGTCTCCTCTTGCAAAAAGATATTGGGTTATACGGGAATATTAGAGACTACCATCTCACCACTGCCGAGCCCCAGGTGAAGCCAGCGCCGAAGGCGGAAAATAAAACCAAATCCCCTTTCTGAAGCCTGCCGCTTTTTACCGCTTCATCGAGGGCGATGGGCACCGAAGCTGACGAGGTATTTCCGTAGCGGTCCACGTTCATGAATACCTTCTCCGGCGGGATATCCAGGCGCCTTCTCACGGCGTCCATGATTCTGTAATTCGCCTGATGAGATATGAATAAATCAATTTCCTCCGGGTCCACACCCGCTTTTTTGATTGCCTCGACTGAAGCCGCCCCCATTGCTTTCACAGCCTCTTTGAACACCTCGTTCCCGTGCATTTTAAGGTAATGAAGCCTGTTTTTCACGCTCTCTTCTGAGGCCGGGTGGCGCGCTCCGCCTCCGGGCATATAGAGAAGGTTCCAGGCATCTCCGTCCGAGCCGAGGCAAATAGATAGAATTCCTGGTGTTTCCGATCTTGCTACTACCGCCGCTCCGGCTCCGTCGCCGAAGAGAATACAGGTGGTCCTGTCCTCGTAATCGGTGATTCTGGATAATGTTTCAGCGCCTACAACCAGGACAGTCTCGGCGTTCCCCGCATCTATGAAGGTTTTAGCTACCTGAAGTGCATATATAAATCCGGTACATCCGGCAAAGACGTCAAAAGCATAAGCTTTTTTGGCTTTCAGTCGGCCTTGAATAAGACAGGAAGTGGAGGGAAATAGATAGTCGGGTGTAACTGTAGACAGGATTATCAAGTCGATATCTTCGGGATTAAGTGAGGCAGCCTCTAATGCTCTAAGCGATGCTTCGTAACCCATATCGGAGGAGGCTATATCCGGATCGGCTATTCTTCTCTCTACTATTCCCGTTCTTGTACGTATCCACTCGTCGGAAGTGTCCACAATTTTCTCAAGGTCAGCGTTTGAAAGTATCCTTTCGGGAATTGACAAGCCCGTACCTATTATTCTCGCATTAGCCAAGACGGTCGCTACTCCGATGGAACGTTTGAAGGGATATTATTAGGTAAATCCCAAATTTTGTCAAACTAACCTCTTGCCTCAGCCGTAACTGATTTTATTTTTTCTTGATCGTCGTTACTTATTTTAACCCTTTTTAAATATTCGATTTTGTCGCTAAAAAAAATCATGTCCAGGTAATCCTGGTCCTTTAGCTTTTCCAGAAGTTCCATATCTTCACCGGATTCGATATTGAAGAAATAATCAAAGCGGTGGGGTTTGCTATTTTTATCTACAAGCGAGAAATACATCTTTACCGATGGGAATTCCGGCCTTTTTATGCATTCGAGGCCAAATAGTATATTTTTTATAACTTTTAGGGAGTCGATTTTCTCTCGAGGCACCTTGAATATAAAGGCCGTTTTGCCATCGATCAGGTGAGGTAGGCATCCCCGGTCTATGAAAGAAAGGGTGGTCATCAATTCTGGGGTAAACTCTACTCTAGGATTGGTTTCTTCATCTTCTGGTGTGAGAGGCTCTTGGTTATGAAAGGCCAATTAATGCTCCTTAAAGCTCAACGATGTGTTTTTTGTATTATCCTGGATAATACTCATTTTGACCAGCGGGTCAAGCGGATCTTAGGGGCGGACTGCAGATTGTTTAAATTTTCATCCTTGACACAGGTCTTTATAATTAATTATTATCGAATTAGGAGGGAGGAACCACCAAACAAGGTCAAGAAGTGTTCTTGAAAAAGGAGGGAGAAATGCCAGTAGCCTTTGTAATAGGTGTGATTATCTTAGTAGTAGTTTTTCTCGCCGTTTACTTTATGCCGGAAAAAACTGAAACCGCTCCACCCCCGCAAGCTGAGAAGAGGGAAGAACCCAAGCCGGCTAAATCGGATGAGACTATTGACCCATTCAAATCTGCAGTACCGCCCAAAGACTGAGGGCGGCACTCTTTATGTTTAGATAGTTATTTGCTCTGCTATCACGGATGAGCAAAGTTAAATTTCAGGGGTTGTAGCCTGAATTTATACGAAGTGAAAACCACTTTGTGTTAAACTTTAAAT
This region of Thermodesulfobacteriota bacterium genomic DNA includes:
- a CDS encoding AEC family transporter; translation: MADSEKEVSQIIIQIINIVLPVFLITLIGYLFGKIKKINLTAINDFVIYVSTPCLILSSLTEEPLAISLAVKVFVSVIGVILGCLVIGFLTVRILNLRTKVYLPTVLFANTGNMGLPLVLFAFGDLGFNVGILYMISTTVLHYSLGIMILNYGKSPLEVFRLPLIYSAVLGVAFSVMEWNMPTAIHNGIDLLGEASIPMMTFALGYKLSEVRLTDLKRSFLFGGLRVGAGFIFGLVVVKMLDLSGVIASVVKLQSAMPPAVFNFVLAEKYKQDSQVVASIIMAGTLISIVTTPIIIAYLIR
- a CDS encoding PPOX class F420-dependent oxidoreductase, whose amino-acid sequence is MAKLPEQALKLIKEGKNFATIATLMPDGSPHATVTWIDTDGKHVIFNTAEGRLKPKNLRKDPRVSISILNSDNPYQQVVIQGRAVEMTHDGADEHIDRMAKKYLGVDKYPYRAPGEKRVIVKVAPDKVSVMG
- a CDS encoding beta-ketoacyl-ACP synthase III; its protein translation is MANARIIGTGLSIPERILSNADLEKIVDTSDEWIRTRTGIVERRIADPDIASSDMGYEASLRALEAASLNPEDIDLIILSTVTPDYLFPSTSCLIQGRLKAKKAYAFDVFAGCTGFIYALQVAKTFIDAGNAETVLVVGAETLSRITDYEDRTTCILFGDGAGAAVVARSETPGILSICLGSDGDAWNLLYMPGGGARHPASEESVKNRLHYLKMHGNEVFKEAVKAMGAASVEAIKKAGVDPEEIDLFISHQANYRIMDAVRRRLDIPPEKVFMNVDRYGNTSSASVPIALDEAVKSGRLQKGDLVLFSAFGAGFTWGSAVVRW